The following proteins come from a genomic window of Tissierellales bacterium:
- the hslV gene encoding ATP-dependent protease subunit HslV — protein MLRGTTIIAIKKGDSVAIAGDGQITMGDKTIMKNTAKKVRKIYNDEVIIGFAGSVADALTLAEILEEKLDQHDGNLERAAIELARRWRSDKVLRQLEAMLIAGNKETLLVISGNGEVIKPEENIAAIGSGGNYALAAGKALSKYSNLQVNDIVKEALLIASSICVYTNDNISVEVL, from the coding sequence ATGCTAAGAGGAACTACAATTATTGCAATTAAAAAGGGAGACAGTGTGGCTATTGCTGGTGATGGTCAAATAACTATGGGTGATAAGACCATTATGAAAAATACTGCAAAAAAAGTTAGAAAAATATATAATGATGAGGTAATTATTGGATTTGCAGGTTCTGTTGCTGATGCTTTAACATTGGCAGAAATATTAGAGGAAAAACTAGACCAACATGATGGGAATTTAGAAAGGGCTGCTATAGAACTTGCCAGAAGGTGGCGAAGTGATAAAGTCCTTAGACAATTAGAAGCAATGCTTATAGCAGGAAATAAAGAAACTTTACTTGTTATATCAGGAAATGGTGAGGTTATAAAACCAGAAGAAAATATTGCTGCTATTGGTTCCGGTGGGAATTATGCTTTAGCAGCAGGAAAAGCTTTATCTAAATATTCAAACTTACAAGTAAATGACATAGTAAAAGAAGCTTTATTAATAGCTTCATCAATATGTGTTTATACAAATGATAATATTTCAGTAGAAGTTCTCTAA
- the hslU gene encoding ATP-dependent protease ATPase subunit HslU — MKNLTPSQVVLELDKYIIGQERAKKVVAIALRNRYRRNKLDIEFKEEIKPKNILMMGPTGVGKTEIARRLSKLVDAPFVKVEATKFTEVGYIGRDVDSMVRDLVEASIRIVKAEKLDKVYDKSEVLAEEKIIHKLAPLPAKKVDTSDPIEYLFGALEEGKKEEKEDIEKRRKEMENVKFHQETLRKKLKNGELDNEIIEIEVEESLNSTVEYFSGIGMEELNIDMSDIFGSILPKQTRKRKTTVKEAKKIISAQEAQKLVDMDEVIREAISRAEENGIIFIDEIDKIAGKEYGSNVDVSREGVQRDILPIIEGSTVVTKYGPVKTDYMLFIAAGAFHVSKVSDLIPEIQGRFPLRVELDSLTKGNFKEILTKPKNALTKQYQLLMETEGVRVDFTDEALDEIANFAYISNQQSENIGARRLHTVLERLFEDISFNAPDLENKEVVIDENYVKEKLMSEIQQKDISKYIL; from the coding sequence ATGAAGAACTTAACACCAAGTCAGGTAGTTCTAGAATTAGATAAATATATAATTGGTCAAGAAAGAGCTAAAAAGGTTGTTGCTATTGCCTTAAGAAATAGATACAGAAGAAATAAATTAGATATTGAATTTAAAGAAGAAATAAAACCAAAAAATATACTAATGATGGGTCCTACAGGAGTTGGTAAAACGGAAATTGCAAGACGATTATCTAAACTTGTAGATGCACCTTTTGTGAAGGTTGAAGCAACTAAATTTACAGAGGTTGGATATATTGGTAGAGATGTAGACTCTATGGTGAGAGATTTAGTAGAAGCCTCAATAAGAATTGTTAAAGCTGAAAAACTAGACAAAGTCTATGATAAAAGCGAAGTATTAGCTGAGGAAAAAATCATACATAAGCTTGCACCTTTACCAGCAAAAAAAGTTGACACTTCTGACCCAATTGAATATTTATTTGGAGCGTTAGAAGAAGGTAAGAAAGAAGAAAAGGAAGATATAGAAAAACGCAGAAAAGAAATGGAAAATGTAAAATTCCATCAAGAAACACTAAGAAAAAAACTTAAAAATGGGGAACTTGATAATGAAATAATTGAGATAGAAGTAGAAGAATCTTTAAATTCCACTGTAGAGTATTTTAGTGGAATAGGTATGGAAGAATTAAATATTGACATGAGTGATATTTTTGGAAGTATATTACCTAAGCAAACAAGGAAGAGGAAAACTACTGTTAAGGAAGCAAAAAAGATTATTAGTGCTCAAGAAGCTCAAAAATTGGTGGATATGGATGAGGTTATAAGAGAAGCTATTAGTAGGGCAGAGGAAAATGGTATTATTTTCATTGATGAAATAGATAAGATTGCTGGTAAAGAATATGGCTCTAATGTTGATGTTTCTAGGGAAGGAGTACAAAGAGATATACTCCCTATTATTGAGGGGAGTACTGTTGTAACTAAGTATGGACCAGTAAAAACCGACTATATGTTATTTATTGCTGCTGGAGCTTTTCATGTATCAAAAGTTAGTGATTTAATACCAGAAATTCAAGGTAGATTTCCTTTAAGAGTGGAGCTAGATAGTTTAACTAAGGGAAATTTTAAAGAGATTTTAACTAAACCTAAAAATGCTTTGACAAAACAGTACCAATTGTTAATGGAAACTGAAGGGGTTAGAGTTGACTTTACTGATGAAGCTCTCGATGAAATTGCAAATTTTGCATATATCTCTAATCAGCAATCAGAAAATATTGGTGCTAGAAGACTCCATACAGTCTTAGAAAGACTATTTGAAGATATTTCTTTTAATGCACCAGATTTGGAAAATAAAGAGGTTGTAATTGATGAAAATTATGTTAAAGAAAAACTGATGAGTGAAATTCAGCAAAAAGACATATCAAAATATATATTATAA